Genomic window (Zingiber officinale cultivar Zhangliang chromosome 2B, Zo_v1.1, whole genome shotgun sequence):
GTAAAGGATGGTCATAAGTTTCTGCTCTTGCAGCCTGACCGGGTCACTGAGTTctgcaaaagaaacaagttacaACTCATCATAAGAGCTCACGAGTGTGTAATGGATGGCTTTGAACGATTTGCTCAGGGGCAACTAATCACCTTGTTTTCAGCTACTAATTATTGTGGTAACTCACTGCACTTTTCCCCCCCCTTTTGTTCCTGTAATTTAGGAAATAATGTCTTACCATTGCGATACATGTTCTGCATCAGGGACTGCAAACAATGCTGGGGCAATTCTTGTAGTTGGTAGAGGGTTAGTTATAGTTCCAAAGCTAATTCATCCGCTTCCACCACCGATGCAATCGCCGGAGTCTTCACCTGAGCATGTGCTAGAAGACACATGGATGCAGGTCAGAACTGCTCGGATTTATGTTCATATGCATCTGTGTTTCTCAGCTGTTCATCATGAACTGAATGCCCACTTGTTGCCAAGATGTTCTTAATTATAACCATTGTCATGCACTGGCTGCACAAATTACCATCCCTTTAAGGCCAATTTATCAGTCACAAATGCACAAATCTGGAAATATCTGAAACGTGTATTCGACATTTTGCAATTTCTTTGGAGTGACTCTAACCATTTGGACACGGGGCTTTATATAGGAACTCAACATTCAGAGGCCACCGACACCCACTCGAGGCCGGCCCCAATCAGCTAACGACAGAAGTTCTCTGGCCTACATATAGCCACAGCTCAGTCCGCGCCAGTGACATTTATTTCATATTTGTCTGTGTACCATCTGTAGATGATCAATAAGCCATAAAGTGATCTTGTGTTTATTTGTAGAACTATAGAGTTGCAAATTGGTTTCGGTAGAAGCCTTGTTTTATATTCGTTAAATTATTATAAAGCTCTGCGTGCTGATGGAGGTGTACAACTTGCCTTCATGAAACTCTGTTCCTATTTTTTTCATTTCTGTTTATAAAAATATCCAAGAATTAAAGTCTACAAGTCCATGAGGAGGTTACACAAGATCTAAACTATGTGATAAATTGTGAGGGTATTTTGTCCTGCTACAATGGTGgaagattagatatccattgggaaTGATCACCATTTTATTGTATCCTATGAGTTGTACGAAGTTAAGAATGTCTGCACCACCATTTCTAATGAAAATATGAAGGAAAAAAAacgaattaaaaataataaataaatataatattttgagTTTCTAGAATGTTTATAAAATAAGCAAAATAATAAAAGGTAAagggaaagtttttttttttgaaaaaaaattaaaagtttgtctctaattattaaaattattatactctttttttatcatattttttatattaaggaTATTTTTATTCCAATGCTATTGAACTATTACTACGtgtataaaaaattaattcagTTTAGTAAAAAAATGTAtacgtaaaataattttatataaaaaaagtaTTTAtcaatttagataaaattatttaaatatgttCAAATTTGCAGTATTGTGGTCGTCAATTAATTAGCTGGTacaataattttatagttaatttGACTGTGTTAAAATGATTTAAACTAAGttgttataaaaatattataaaaggattttatgtaatttttttattaaaataaattaatttgttTTTGTCAGAATAAAGATATCTTTATATgaaaaatacaataaaataataatattattattattgttattattattttaaaaagaccTTTTGGCAATCCAGATAATCGGGGTCAAGGGGCGTTCTTTTTCGTACCTTCTCCCGTGTCACTTGCTGCTTGTCGTTGTCTCCTTCCATCCTTATGCGGTAGCCCAACCACCGCATAATAATGCTTTCCCACTCCATATTTGACTTCCTCTTTAACTATTGCCTCCTAATCCTCCCTTAACAACCTCTCTAATCACTTTCTTTTTGGCTATTGTCTCCTAATCCTCCCTTAACAGCAGCTCTAATCACGTATGGACGTGACTAATGACTTCAGCTTCACTAATTAAAATCCTCCTTAATTATTTATTCTTTCCCCACGCGAAATATCGTACCTTGTGGTGTATCCTCACCTTCCTCCTCCCTTCTCAGACCCGACGGCGAGCGCCGATGACCTGAGCCATGGGCTGCGTCCTCGCCAAGGAGGCCTCGCCTCCCCCCTCTTCGGCCTCCCTCGGACTCTCCTCCCGCCGCTGCGAGAAGGATCAGCCGGCGGGAGCTGGGTCCGCCCGCAAATCGCTGGCCTCGCTCCCTAAAGTCGAGGCCGCCACTGATTCGcggaaggaggagagggatctACCGGCCGAGGACGGCCAGCAGAGCCGGCGCCGGTCGAGACCTGACCCGAGGCTGAGCAATCCCCCGGGGCATGTCCACGGCGAGCAAGTCGCTGCTGGGTGGCCCGCCTGGCTCTCCCGCGCTGCCGGGGAGGCCATCAGAGGGTGGACGCCGCGTCGGGCGGATACCTTCGAGAAGATCGATAAGGCGACTTTTCTGCTGGAACAACTCCTTTTGTTGCAATTCAGGAGCACTGGTTTGTGTGCTAAAGATGCCATTTTTGTTCTGAACAGATTGGACAGGGGACGTATAGTAATGTTTACAAGGCGAAGGACATATTGAGCGGCAAAATCGTGGCTCTGAAGAAGGTTAGGTTTGATATGATGGAGCCGGAAAGTGTGAGATTTATGGCTAGGGAGATCCTTATCCTGCGGCATCTCGATCACCCAAACGTTGTTAAGTTAGAGGGGTTGGTGACATCAAGGATGTCTTGTAGCTTGTATTTGGTCTTCGAATACATGGAGCATGACCTAGCTGGTCTTGCAGCGAGCCCTACCATAAAATTCATGGAGCCTCAGGTAAGATTCTAACTGTAGAAGATTAATTATGATGAGATAATTTTGAATTCAATTGTATGATTACACATATGGGGAATTTAAATCCCCACACTTTGACTTATTCAGCCATCTCCTCATAATTATGGAGaataaatagtattgtttgataaGGTTGTACAAGACCTTCCCATAACACAAATAGTCTACTGATTCATTCTTGTTTGGCATTTGTCAAAAACTCAAACTGGCATTGTTGATGCAAGCTTCAGCTTGAAATACTTAGTGTAATCAAAGAACAAATCTTCATTGGGTTGTAGTCTAAGATTTTACTCCAGTACAATATAATTTTATTTGGATGCATAACTTCAACTTTTGAAGTAAGATTTTTATTTCTTCTGATTCTTTGTTAAATTTTTAATGTTGAACAGATCAAGTGTTACATGCACCAACTTTTGTCTGGATTAGAGCACTGCCACAACAATGGTGTGCTGCACCGTGACATTAAGGGTTCAAATCTCCTACTTGACAATGAGGGAGTACTCAAGATTGCAGACTTTGGCTTGGCTACTTTCTTTGACCCTAGTCGCAAGCATCCTATGACTAGTCGGGTGGTAACTCTTTGGTATCGGGCCCCAGAGTTGCTCTTGGGAGCCACGGATTACAGTGTGGGAATTGACCTGTGGAGTGCCGGTTGTATTTTAGCAGAATTGTTGGCTAGGAAGCCTATTATGCCTGGGAGGACTGAGGTAGGGTTTTTgagttgtttgtttgtttgtttcttGGCATAATATTTTTTAGTTGTTTTCAGCAAAGGTCCTCAGTAGCTTTTATTGGACAATTGTAGAGCAATATGTCGAACTATATCATCTTAAAAATCTATGCACTGTAAAAAAAATATCGAACAAAGCATCATTGTACAAGGATGGAAAGGATTGAATGGTGACAAGATAGAGCATAGAGAATTATCATCGAGGCAAAATTGTAATCCTTTACAGTTCAGATTGGATAAAGCGCATTCAAGGGACGACAACTGTAGTTAAACTAGGATTATAAACAAATTAACACTTCTCGTTATCATTGTGGAAATTTTTTTTCATGCAGTAGCATATGTGCATACAGTGCTTCACCACCTTGCATATGTCCCCACATAGCCATATGCTTGTTTAATCTCATGTTGTGATAATTCTCAACTATCTGATCTCTCTCAAGCTAGTTTATTAGTTGAGccacttaattttttttagaatattttagaCAGACTAGATGAGGAAAAAAATGATCAATATTATTTACATTTTATTTAAGAATCAACAAAATGATAAGGGAAGAAATTCCCTTGCCATAAAACTCTGATGGATCGATGAGTtagggaaaaaaaaatttctgcttataatttgaattttgataatCATTATGAATGGAAATAAATTTTATATGATTTAAGTAAATTAGGTATTTATGAAAACAATTCTTTCTAAATTTTTTTGATGCCTGCATATGCTTAGGATATGTGTCTACCTAAATAAAGTATATTCATTGTGTATTGACCTGCATACCTCGTCCATAAGTAGCATAAAACCTTTTTGACAAGAACTAGTCATTTGAGATACTGTAATGGACTTAGTCGAAACTGAATAGGGTTGAAAAGGCTGTCCAAGAGACGAATTGTGTGGAAGATTGCTGGTGCCATAGTTCTGTATGTAACCTGGTCCTTGCAGAAAAAAACAATGCTGTTTTTAGGTTACTACCCGAGAGATAGATTTAAATTGGTTATCTTTGTTGTATAATGGTTATATTTTTTTCTGAAAGCATGTATATGTCGATCTGTGAGCTAACTATGACTATGCCAATACCTTAAATATTAGAGATTAGTTGCCCATGAAAGTTTCATTTTGAGTATTATATGGAAGATTATAATATGGCTAAAGGCCATACTCAAAAGGTTTTTAACATTATTTATGTTGACCGTCAGGGCCTATCAATCGGCAGACACTTATATCGTGATTTAAAAAGATGTAGATACTAGTAAATTAGTAATATGGTCTATATGCATTTGAACGAAGGGATACAAACTATGCAGTCATTCCCATATATTTTGAAGAAATAACTTATTTTGTTGCATCAAAGATCATAATATATGATATGGAAATTCACAACATAATATCTACATGTTTATGCTATGCAGTTGCTTAACTATTGTGTTTGAATCTTGGGTTTTGGTTCTGATAATAATTACTTCCAAAAAAAGATTGATAACTTACTGTAGATATATATGTTGATAAAGGAGACGTGAAGGAATTCATACACCTTGCTATATTATGGTTTACATATTTCcaaaaatgcatcatttatgaTAATTATTAAATTGCATTGTAGTTTGAAAGTGTGCCTGATCTAGGTATGCTTGTAACTTATGAGTTAACAGACATATTTAATGATTTACTTTATATTCCATGCTTTAATAAAAACAGTAATGCCTATGGATACTGCATTGGTCCTTATCTCTCTGTtgatatatattttctttattagGTTGAACAGCTGCATAAAATCTTCAAACTATGTGGTTCTCCTTCAGATGAATACTGGAAAAGGTCGAAGTTACCTCATGCTACAATTTTTAAACCCCAACAGCCTTATAAACGGTGCATACGAGAAACATTTAAAGATTTCCCGCCACCATCCTTGCTATTGATTGAAACTCTTCTTGCAATTGATCCTGCAGATCGGCAAACTGCTACTGCAGCCTTAAATAGTGAGGTAAGTATTTCTGAACTATCTTTATCTTCTTCTGTCGCTTTGTATCTTGTAGTTCTATCATCTTTACTCAATCTGGAGGTGGAAGGAGTTCCAAACCTATAGAAAGTGCCTTACATTGTTTAATAGAAAGGAGTCTCCTAAATTGTTGCTTTAAGTTACTTAACATTGTTTTTTAATAATGCTATATTGTTCCATAATATTACAGGACCTACCTGTAAATAGCACATAATACAAAGTGTAAATTGTAATTTTTACATTGATGAACAATAATCATAGGTAAAgggtaatgacaataatggaaataatctctaattgatttcaatcaattgggatttattatatttgacacacaatcatgatcgacatgaatcaaataggaaaaataatatttctaccTATTGATTTCTGTGAATcgtcaatttatgcatgctcattggaaggtgttaagagaattcttcgatatctcaaaggcactattctacatggtcttcttttatatcgtcagtgTTCACGTGAGTTGATTGCCTacagtgatgcagattgggctggatctCCCGAAAATAGatgttctactagtggatatgctataTTTCTTGGGCGGAATCTTGTTTCTTGGCTTTTAAAGACGCAACCTACAGTCTCTCGCTcaagtactgaagctgaatataaagctatCGCTAACGCAatatcagaaattatttggctacaatctcttctttcaGAATTACACTTTGTCCCAACTGCTACGCCTAAaatatggtgtgataatattggaacAACTTATCTTGCGGCAAATCTTGTTTATCATGCTcgtaccaagcatgtagagattgattttcattttatttgCGAGCGTGTGGCGACTCGACAACTTTCGATTTCTTATATCTCTACAGAAGATCAAATTGCTAATATATTTACCAAGCTATTATCTAGACAACGtttcaccaagttagcactcaaactcaacgttTAAGTACTCCCAttgagtttgtcggggggtaatgacaataatggaaataatctctaattgatttcaatcaattgagatttattatatttgacacacAATCATAATCCACATTaatcaaataggaaaaaaaaatatttccaagtctattatattactatgtttataattattatgattgtataccttatttaatctttccattattgttttggacaatttgtataaataagcctattgactttagtaataagattatcaaaaagctttatattatttctttcctctacctATTGATTTCTACAAAGGGGACTATCAGCAGATTAAACACTAATAATTTTCCCCATTAATcttaatatggaattggtgttGTTTCCATCGTGATATCCCTTCTTTAGTGTTGATTGAATGTGGATGTGTGCATTGCCTTCATGGTCTTTGCACTACCTTCGCTTGCACACCATCCTCACCCTTGCCCAATCGCTTGCCACACTTCTTTTTTCTAGCCTGTCAAACACTTTACCTACATATTTCTAAAGATTATAGCAACTATGGTTGCACAGGCCCATCTTCAATCTCCACTCATGCACGAGCCTTCCTGTTTGTGGAAGCAGTCTTCATTTGTGAGTTTTTTGCAAAATAGAAGCCTTTGAGCTCACCTTCTTCCTACCATTCCAAAAGCTTATGCCTATCCGGGTCTATCCCTTGTTCTTGGGCATGCTCcccttgttcctcttcttctgaaAAAGGGTGATGCCAAGGGAAAACCAGCAACATTTTCCAGCAAGTGCTTCACCCTAATTAGGTCCAGCCATGTTCCAACCTCCCTTCGGCGTAACCTTTAATCACTTTCTGGCATAGCCGAAGCAGTGTGTGGCCACTGAACAAGGATAACACTTGCTTCATCTTCCCCACATTGAATTGCAAGGAGCACACCCATGTATAACACCTACTATTCTTCTTTCGTATCACTCATATTCTTGTGGTTTTGTGCCTTCATCAAGAGATGCCATCCATCCAAAATATTGGACCTTAGCCGCTTGTCAGTTGATTCCCATTGCCTTTGTTTTGGGCCTTAGTAACTCCATCATGATTACCGCAGATAAACTAAATGGAaaaaactctattttgtaggttgCAACAATTCAAGTTTGGTTTTTGAGTTAAGGCCTTATGTTAGTGGATTTGTTTAAGCTATTTGACCTCTTATGTCAAATGTCAATTCATTGATCCGACTCTCATGAGTATATTTTGCCGCTTCTTTTGGTGTGCAACTTGGGCACAGACTTGGGATTTGTATATAGGTGATATCTCTCTAGTCTCTAGTCTCTAGTCTGTGATGTCATTGGTAGTATTTTTCATTATGACAATCAGACACAGAGACAACCACATGTTGGCTGATCCTGGCCATTGCCGTTGATTTTTAAGATATCTTCTCAAGCACATTAGTTGTTAAGGTGTCTAAAAACACATCATTCGTGGTTTACCTTTCACATGTGTAGGGTGTTCAGTATATAAATGTATAGGCTGATACATTTCCTTATAGCATAAACTTTTGCAATAAGTTGGCATCCAGTCAAATTTCACATTCTAAAATTGGGAGCTTAAACAAGAAATCACTATCTTCTCCTAAGGAACTTGGAGCTTAAATAAGCAATCACTATCTTCTCCTAAAAACTTGGAGCTTAAACAAGCAATCACTATCTTCTCTTAAAAACTTGGAGCTTAAACAAGCAATGACTATCTTCTCCTTTTGGAAGGAAAATCTAACTTGATGAATTCAGACAGACAACGGAATCAGTCAAAGAAAGAACTGATATAAAGAACCCACATATTCATCAACTTTTCACTTGCCTTGGTAGTTTGTTACACACACGCTCTTGGTCTACTATTCTTGAGTAGACTGAGATGTTAGGAATTCAAATATATTCATAACTGCTGTGGTTGAGGATCTTCTATGCTGAATTTCTATACTTGGAATTCTGCTTGTGTGAACTGAATAACATTTCTAGTTTACCCTCTAAGCTTCTGTACTGTATTTTTCAActgaattatctttttctttctttagTTTTTTACGACTGCTCCACATGCATGTGCTCCTTCAGACCTTCCAAAATATCCTCCAAGCAAAGAAATGGATGCTAAAATGAGGGATGAAGAAGCTAGAAGGTAAatgataattttttatgtttacatttataTCCAGATGAACTAGTGTGGCAGATTAACTCATGTAAACTCAGGATATTGAATCTGGACAATTGTGTGTGCCTTTCCTAATCAGCCACTATTGGTTTCCATACTTGATTCAGGAAACATTTTGGAGCATCATGTCAAACTAAAATTTTATAGCCTAGCTTATCCTTTTGTGTtactcatgtttttttttctttatttctaactgaataataaatattatttgttCAATTGCACCATTTTCTTCAAATTTATTGATTCAAGTGCTAGAAATCTTACTCTTACTTTAATAGTTTGAAGATAGCCAGTcccattattttcttatttatctATAAATATGTAGACATACTTTCAACATGGTAATATATTTGTCCCATTGTCAACTTAACACACTGCTTAACAATTTTTGAGTTATCACGCCATTGActtgataatttttaataatattcatTTTTGAAATCTTGGACTAACTAATGGATAAGTTTTTCAGGACTATTTTTTACAACATTATGAGTATATACGTATGACTTTTAAGAAAAGGGAAAGTCAGAGCTAAGATCAAGTGACATGTCAAAAGTACAGACTAACTTTAGTAATTAACCTGTTTGTATTCTTCCACCACAAAATTGTTAGATGCGTATGCTACATGTATACTTGCAGATAGCTTCCTATAACCAACCAATGTGCTGCATATGCATAGGTAAATACTCTACATTACATATACCTACATATGTAAACTTGccactttaattttaattaaatcaactAGATCCACATAGTTTATTAACTCAGTCCGATGCAAAGATTGATTTCTCAAGGAAAAAAGATTCAAAAAGTACTATGAAATATTTGGTGTTCCTCTTCCTCTATTCCTAGCCCATAGCATAAGTCTGATCAATCCAATTAATGGTTCCAAAGATGAAGATTCAAATAGAGTTAGAAAAGAAACATGCTTGACTAAAAAAAAGTACTCTTGTGAAGGAATTATTATTTCATGATTTAAAGTATGAAGAAGTTTTTTCTTAATCATTAAAGATGTTGTCTATTGGAGAGCTAGAAACTTAGACTGTACTTATATTTCATTTAATAATTATTGATAGCCCTAGATTACTTTTATGTCTCTTTTTAATTAATGGCAGGTCTAAAGTATTTCTATGAATACAATTAATGTTAATTTGATTGATTATGTAACTTTATGCACTTTCCATTAATACAATGTGCTAATGTGACTACTGTGCGACTTCATAATGCAAATGCACTTTCTGTGTATACAATTAGTCTTGTGATTGAATCGGCAACTAAATAACACATATACACTAGGGTGACCCAACTAGTTGCTGTCTAATATTCATTTTAATATCTTCCCTCTGGATTTGCAATTGACTcatgtgattatttttttttccatttttggtAGATGCAATTAAATTTGCTGTGCAGGTTGCAGGCTGCTGGTGGGAAGGTTAATGCCAATGGATCAAAAAAATTGCGCACACGTGACAGACCTTTCAGAGCAGCTCATGCAGCAGAGGCTAAAGCTGAAGTTCAAGTAAATATTGATGTTCCTCTTTGCTGTTATGTACTTTTCAATTTTTCTTAATGGATTCTAGTAAGTATTTGCTGTTGTGCTATTATTATAGGTTGAAAACTGATTCATCCTAATTTCTACAATAAGGAGGCTTTGTGTAAACTGTCAACCAATATAGATTAGACAAATAGATTATGGGTGTATTTTTACGCCTTTGGCCCACTTGATGTCCAACTACCCAAGTCTTGTGCCCTGAAACCTTTTGTCCCTGTCATTGCTTCAATGAGGAATTGAAAATTATCATGAAAAGAATAATATTATGTAGTTGTATCACTGAATATTGACTGTCAGATAATGACTCACTTGTAGATGACCTCCATCTCACTGGTATAGAGATTTTGACCAGGCCAATGAAACAGAAAACTTGCAGCAGGGCCATGCTTAGATGTATTGGCTAGCAGTTCATAATGGTCATAGCAACAATGAAGGTCCCTTATGGCATCTAACTTCTATTGTTTCCTTTACActtatacaacacacacaaacaaTTTGAAAAGGAAAGTAGGTTGGTGCGAGGAATAAGGATTTGGTAAATATACTTCTGGTCTTGTGGTTGAGATACTGCCTAATGTGGCGGAGATTGATTCCTGCAACAGCACAACTTTTAAGCTTATAATCCAAGACTTTCTCTGTGGCCAGTCTTATTGTTATACAGATTAAGGTGTAGTTAAATCACTGCTAATGATGTTGGTGTTTATCGCATGGATAATAATATTAGTTCTTACTCTCATTCTTTTGTAAGTCCATGATACTTAGGGTGTGGTTATACTTCAGCTGCCTGAATATTGCAAACAGTGCTTTTACTCTTTtccctcttctttaacaaacttgATAACCATTGAGAAGTTGTTTCAACTCATTTTTCAATTTGGTCTTAGGTTAACTCTAGAACTTCTCAATGAATTTTATCCTTACAATTTGAAGAGTTAAAATTGTTTACATTGGTGCCTTTTTGGTTACCCTAGTTGCATGAGATTGCTATCTTGGTCTTTCTTTGTCATTGTGACGAAGTTGAGTAGCTCTTTTTTTCCTTGCTGCATGTTGCTTTCTTTGATTTGATAACATCCAATGTTTATTTTACTTTGACTTTTGTTCTTGAATTAGGATTCATGTTATGTCTTGTTACTTTCAGAGAAGGCAGCGTCTTATTACCCGTGCAAATGCAAAGAGCAAGAGTGAAAAGTTTCCTCCACCACATCAAGATGGTGCTCTTGGATATCGATTGGATTCTATATATCTTGTTGATCCTTCCTTGGAGGACTCAGATACTTCATTCAGCACAAGACTGCCCTCCCAGAAGATGCCTGCGAATGCTTGGTCTGGACCATTGGTTGATACTGTGGTTGGCCACCCAAACCACAAGAAGCAGATTGCAGCGCGCTCACGAAACTCCTCTCGAACAAAACAGTTTGGTGATGCTCATATTACCAAGGAAACTCACATAGAAAAGGGCAGCGCTCGATTCTGAGGTCCGAACCAGTTCAACTAGCTTCAGGTCTTCGAGACCAGGATCCATCTCTTCAGGCGTAAGATTGCGATACCATGATACTGAAGTAGGATGATACTGAAGGAGCACGAAATGGTCATTAATTGGATGAAGACAATAATTTATCCACCTCGCAAACCCTCCTCTTCTGTTCCATCTTTCATACTACTTGTTCAGTTACCCCGACTATTAACACTCGCAATTGAGGATTCCTTGTACATCGGTTCCTTCTCTTATTGCCCCCAATACTGGTTTAGGTTATTTGAGTTAGAGACACACTTCTCCACTCATCCCATTGTATTTTAAAGAAGatttaccttctggagcttcatATTTTGACTTGTGAGATGTATAATTACTATTTTGAAATTTTACACACCGATTAAGTTAAAGAACTTCATAATGTTGTCTTTAGATACAACAATAATcaagttttatttaaataaatgagATTGACTATATGAATCTTCCAACATCAttggactctatattctattgtattatcatttatatttaatgCATCAATCCAAACACACATTAGTCATAAAGCAAAACTAATGGATGCTTACGATCATCACCATTCATAGATAATAATAAGTGAACAGCCATAAAGGCAAACTTCAACCTCAGGACACACCCTTCACTCTTATTTCCATCACTATATATTAATACTATAAACATCTATCATTATTTCATTTcatgcttttttttttctctaaataatGCGTGcaattttaactaattttttttttcatttttataaaaacaaaaatattttaaagcgtTTTTCGTTTTTTCCCCCTGAAACCATATAATGATGTAGTGGCACGTGTCAGTTACCGTTACCATATGAACTGCCCTCCGTACTTCTTCGCCGCCTCTTTGCTATCGATCACGCTAGTCGTCGAGCTCTTCTTGGTCGGCTGGTTGACTCCGGCGGCTGGGGTTTGAGGCTTCCATGGATTAGCTCGGTCCATGGCCTCCCCTGCAACTGCCGGCCTCATGAACTCCCTCAGTATCTCCGTCGCCGTCTCGATATTGTTGGTTACCCGCCCCAGTTCGCCTTCCACCGCACCTCCCCACTCCGATCGACGGCCGGGGCGCCACGTAGCACCACGGCCCCACGCCTCGTTCTTCACCGCTGCCGCCGGATCCGGCCTGCTACCCCACCCGCTGCTGTTGTAACCCTCGAGGCGCCGCCCCTGACCGTACGCGTCGACGCCATCGTAGCTCCCATACTCCGGTTTCTGGAGAGGGAAGATGTTGGCTTTGGGGAGCCCAAATCGAGGGTCGGCCGCGCTAGCCGTGGTCTGGATGTTGTTAAAGAAGGTTTGGGCTTTGAAAGCGTCGGATCTGAAGGCGTCGCCTCTCGGATCCCATTGCCGCTTGTAGGCATCAGAGCTGAAGGCATCTCCGCCTTGATCCCATCTCCCCAGGCTGCCGTCCTTTTGGGTTTGGGGAGGGTACTCGAACACTGCCGGAATTACCTTGCCGTCGCTGCCGATGAGCACCGGCTTGCACACGTGATCCTGACGCACCTCGGTTTTGTAGGTGACCAAAGAGGGCTTGTTCCAGCGGTCGATTCCATCGCCATCGTTGGAGTTCCACGACTGGAACCTGAAGCCCGTTCTCTCCTTGCCCCCAAATCTTCCATTGGAGTAGCTGTAGTCCTCCATTTCCACTCCTTTTTTCAGGTAACTAATTCACTCTTTCTTCAATCCTCTCAAAGAAGGAATTTTTATTGCTTGCTCGAATTAATCTTTGAGTTTCTACTTCTAATTTATACACGAGGAGGAGGAATCATCTTGCAGGCTGTCCAAATGTAATAACCTCACTGAGG
Coding sequences:
- the LOC122047017 gene encoding probable serine/threonine-protein kinase At1g54610, coding for MGCVLAKEASPPPSSASLGLSSRRCEKDQPAGAGSARKSLASLPKVEAATDSRKEERDLPAEDGQQSRRRSRPDPRLSNPPGHVHGEQVAAGWPAWLSRAAGEAIRGWTPRRADTFEKIDKIGQGTYSNVYKAKDILSGKIVALKKVRFDMMEPESVRFMAREILILRHLDHPNVVKLEGLVTSRMSCSLYLVFEYMEHDLAGLAASPTIKFMEPQIKCYMHQLLSGLEHCHNNGVLHRDIKGSNLLLDNEGVLKIADFGLATFFDPSRKHPMTSRVVTLWYRAPELLLGATDYSVGIDLWSAGCILAELLARKPIMPGRTEVEQLHKIFKLCGSPSDEYWKRSKLPHATIFKPQQPYKRCIRETFKDFPPPSLLLIETLLAIDPADRQTATAALNSEFFTTAPHACAPSDLPKYPPSKEMDAKMRDEEARRLQAAGGKVNANGSKKLRTRDRPFRAAHAAEAKAEVQRRQRLITRANAKSKSEKFPPPHQDGALGYRLDSIYLVDPSLEDSDTSFSTRLPSQKMPANAWSGPLVDTVVGHPNHKKQIAARSRNSSRTKQFGDAHITKETHIEKGSARF